A single region of the Mycobacterium avium subsp. avium genome encodes:
- a CDS encoding DUF7159 family protein, protein MDTVLGVSMAPTAVRMVLVEGENGDGATVDEDNFDVATSEDAATVTASDQVLSAILGTRQGAAEGGYQLASTGVTFTDPVEAAALRDKLAAHKVENVMLVSAFLAAAALAQAVGHRTNHAHTALLYIEPDTATLAVVDSADGSIADVRRQPLPEDDEAAVAELASMVSNAENLETRPDAVFVVGSGIDIPLIKPALEAATTLPLTAPEEPDTALARGAALASAHAPLFASSTAALAYAQDPGTGAINPLAVAPGYFETPADAGADGLAYSAVPDDPDEFFTGTQAAATELVDADYADRSSFKLVGSAVAAIFVIGVVALVVSLAIAIRPTANVRPSPNQNVVVAPTRPAPAAPAPAPAPEAPAPAPAAAPQAPAPAPEAPAPAPAAPAPAPVQVAPVPVPEAPAPAPAAPPPPPPAVAPIPVPIPLPIPGLGGPGFGGPPGHGGGDGGGHGGGGFPGFPGGGGHGGGGFPGFGGGHGGFGHH, encoded by the coding sequence TTGGACACCGTACTGGGCGTGTCGATGGCGCCGACGGCAGTCCGAATGGTGCTGGTCGAAGGCGAGAACGGCGATGGCGCCACCGTCGACGAAGACAACTTCGACGTCGCCACAAGCGAGGATGCAGCAACTGTCACCGCCTCCGACCAGGTGCTTTCGGCGATACTGGGAACTCGGCAGGGGGCGGCCGAGGGCGGCTACCAGCTCGCCTCGACCGGCGTGACGTTCACCGACCCGGTCGAGGCCGCCGCGCTGCGCGACAAGCTGGCCGCCCACAAGGTCGAAAATGTGATGCTGGTCTCGGCCTTCCTGGCCGCGGCCGCGCTGGCCCAAGCGGTCGGCCACCGGACCAACCACGCGCACACCGCGCTTCTGTACATCGAGCCCGACACCGCGACGCTGGCGGTCGTCGACAGCGCGGACGGCTCCATCGCCGACGTGCGGCGCCAGCCCCTCCCCGAAGACGACGAGGCGGCGGTGGCCGAGCTGGCCTCGATGGTCTCCAACGCCGAGAACCTGGAGACCCGCCCCGACGCCGTGTTCGTCGTCGGCTCGGGCATCGACATCCCGCTGATCAAGCCGGCCCTGGAGGCGGCGACCACGCTTCCGCTGACCGCGCCCGAGGAGCCGGACACCGCGCTGGCCCGCGGCGCGGCCCTGGCCTCGGCGCACGCTCCGCTGTTCGCGTCGTCCACCGCGGCGCTGGCCTACGCGCAGGACCCGGGCACCGGTGCCATCAATCCGCTCGCGGTGGCGCCCGGCTACTTCGAGACCCCCGCCGACGCCGGCGCCGACGGCCTGGCCTACAGCGCGGTCCCCGACGACCCGGACGAGTTCTTCACCGGCACCCAGGCCGCGGCCACCGAGCTGGTCGACGCCGACTACGCGGACCGCAGCTCGTTCAAGCTGGTGGGCAGTGCGGTGGCGGCGATCTTCGTCATCGGTGTGGTGGCCCTAGTGGTCTCGCTGGCGATCGCCATCCGGCCGACGGCCAACGTGCGGCCCAGCCCGAACCAGAACGTCGTCGTCGCACCCACCCGACCCGCGCCGGCGGCTCCGGCCCCGGCGCCCGCCCCCGAGGCGCCCGCGCCCGCACCCGCTGCCGCACCTCAGGCCCCCGCGCCCGCGCCGGAGGCCCCTGCACCCGCCCCGGCGGCCCCGGCCCCGGCCCCGGTTCAGGTGGCGCCCGTGCCCGTCCCGGAGGCACCCGCGCCGGCTCCGGCGGCCCCGCCACCCCCGCCGCCGGCGGTCGCGCCCATCCCGGTGCCGATCCCGTTGCCGATCCCCGGCCTGGGTGGTCCCGGATTCGGCGGACCGCCCGGCCACGGCGGCGGTGACGGCGGCGGGCACGGCGGCGGTGGCTTCCCCGGCTTCCCGGGCGGCGGCGGCCACGGCGGTGGCGGCTTCCCCGGCTTCGGCGGCGGGCACGGCGGCTTCGGCCACCACTAG
- a CDS encoding nuclear transport factor 2 family protein, with protein MTTSEIATVLAWHDALNASDLDTLIALSSDDIEIGDAHGAAQGHEALRNWAAARRGTAELGRMYVHDGVVVVEQKVTSPDDPGAVSTAASAFRVVHDRVTSVFRHDSLASALAATELTEDDAVD; from the coding sequence ATGACCACATCGGAGATCGCCACCGTTCTGGCCTGGCACGACGCGCTCAACGCGTCGGACCTGGACACCCTGATCGCCCTGTCCAGCGACGACATCGAGATCGGCGACGCGCACGGAGCCGCACAAGGCCATGAGGCGCTGCGCAACTGGGCCGCCGCCCGTCGGGGAACCGCGGAACTCGGCCGGATGTACGTGCACGATGGTGTCGTGGTCGTCGAACAGAAGGTCACCAGCCCCGACGACCCGGGCGCCGTCAGCACGGCCGCCTCGGCGTTCCGCGTCGTGCACGACCGGGTCACGTCGGTGTTCCGGCACGACAGCCTGGCCTCGGCGCTGGCGGCCACCGAACTGACCGAGGACGACGCCGTCGACTAG
- a CDS encoding DUF7159 family protein translates to MAGIVLGVAMTPTKVRMVLVEGESADGVTVDEDDFDVDTRRTALPGTAPDQVISAILGTREGAADSGYQLLSTGVTWTDHVEAAMLRDALIAYKVENVMLVSAFMAAAALTQAVGDATNYARTAMLFVEPYSATMAVVDTADGSVSEVRRRPLPEDEDQAVAELVDMAASAESLPTRPEGLVLVGSGVDVPLIKPALEAATSLELSVPDEPEMALARGAALASANAPLFASSTAALAYALDPGTGEVDPLALAGQSPGLLPGYQPEYHSRIAAQAADAGEGKANVAYSAVPDDDAEAKTLIDLDERARRRKSLLLVSSTLAVIFIAAVVALEIALAISIRPTVALRPSPNENIIAPAPAPPPPAPPVQAQPKITPPRPLAAPHPIAPPPPAPPPIAVPVPVLPPPVFVPPPRVPLARPPAPGHGPFGGHGPFGGGHGPFGGHGPFGGHGPFGGGHGPFGGHGPFGGGHGPFGGHGPFGGGHGFGGGHGHR, encoded by the coding sequence GTGGCGGGCATCGTGCTTGGCGTCGCGATGACGCCGACCAAGGTGCGCATGGTTCTGGTCGAAGGCGAAAGCGCCGACGGCGTCACTGTCGACGAGGACGACTTCGACGTCGACACCCGACGAACCGCCCTCCCCGGCACCGCCCCCGACCAGGTCATTTCGGCGATCCTGGGCACCCGGGAGGGTGCCGCCGACAGCGGCTACCAGCTGCTGTCGACCGGCGTTACCTGGACCGATCACGTCGAGGCGGCCATGCTGCGCGACGCCTTGATCGCGTACAAGGTGGAAAACGTCATGCTGGTCTCGGCCTTCATGGCCGCCGCAGCACTGACCCAGGCCGTCGGCGACGCCACCAACTACGCGCGGACCGCGATGCTGTTCGTCGAGCCCTACAGCGCGACGATGGCGGTGGTCGACACCGCCGACGGTTCGGTCTCGGAGGTCCGCCGTCGGCCCCTGCCGGAGGACGAGGACCAGGCGGTGGCCGAACTCGTCGACATGGCCGCCAGCGCCGAGTCCCTGCCAACCCGTCCGGAGGGCCTGGTCCTGGTCGGCTCCGGCGTCGACGTCCCGCTGATCAAGCCGGCGCTGGAGGCTGCGACGTCGCTGGAGCTGTCGGTGCCGGACGAGCCGGAGATGGCCCTGGCCAGGGGCGCCGCACTGGCGTCGGCGAACGCGCCGCTGTTCGCGTCGTCCACCGCGGCGCTGGCTTACGCGCTGGATCCCGGCACCGGAGAGGTCGACCCGCTCGCCCTGGCCGGGCAGTCCCCCGGCCTGCTGCCCGGCTATCAGCCCGAGTACCACAGCCGCATTGCGGCGCAGGCCGCCGACGCCGGCGAGGGCAAGGCCAACGTCGCCTACAGCGCGGTTCCCGACGATGATGCCGAGGCCAAGACACTGATCGACCTCGACGAACGCGCCCGGCGGCGCAAGTCGCTGCTGCTGGTCAGCAGCACCCTGGCGGTGATTTTCATCGCCGCCGTGGTGGCGCTGGAGATCGCCCTGGCGATCAGCATCCGGCCCACCGTCGCGTTGCGGCCCAGCCCCAACGAGAACATCATCGCCCCCGCTCCGGCGCCGCCCCCGCCCGCGCCGCCGGTCCAGGCGCAGCCGAAGATCACGCCGCCGCGGCCGCTGGCCGCGCCGCACCCGATCGCACCACCGCCCCCGGCCCCGCCGCCCATCGCCGTCCCCGTTCCCGTCCTTCCGCCGCCGGTGTTCGTTCCGCCGCCGCGCGTGCCGCTCGCCCGCCCACCCGCGCCCGGTCACGGCCCCTTCGGCGGCCACGGCCCGTTCGGTGGGGGCCACGGTCCCTTCGGCGGGCACGGTCCGTTCGGCGGGCATGGTCCCTTCGGCGGGGGTCACGGCCCGTTCGGCGGGCATGGTCCCTTCGGCGGGGGTCACGGCCCGTTCGGCGGGCATGGTCCCTTCGGTGGCGGCCACGGGTTCGGTGGCGGCCACGGCCACCGGTAG
- the rfbA gene encoding glucose-1-phosphate thymidylyltransferase RfbA yields MRGIILAGGSGTRLHPITTGISKQLLPVYDKPMVYYPLSTLMMAGIRDILVITTPHDAAGFVRLLGDGSQFGINITYVTQERPDGLAQAFVLGADHIGNDSVALVLGDNIFYGPGLGTSLRRFQTITGGAVFAYWVANPSAYGVVEFSDDGMALSLEEKPKTPKSNYAVPGLYFYDNDVIEIAKGLKKSERGEYEITEVNQIYLSRGRLSVEVMARGTAWLDTGTFDSLLDASDFVRTLERRQGLKVSVPEEVAWQQGWITDEQLSERAQSLLKSGYGGYLLDLLERSRFH; encoded by the coding sequence ATGCGCGGAATCATCTTGGCCGGCGGGTCGGGCACCCGCCTGCATCCGATCACCACCGGCATCAGCAAGCAGTTGCTGCCGGTCTACGACAAGCCGATGGTCTACTACCCGCTGTCCACCCTGATGATGGCCGGCATCCGCGACATCCTGGTGATCACCACCCCGCACGACGCGGCCGGATTCGTCCGGCTGCTGGGTGACGGCTCGCAATTCGGCATCAACATCACCTACGTGACGCAGGAGCGGCCCGACGGCCTGGCCCAGGCGTTCGTCCTGGGCGCCGACCACATCGGCAACGACTCGGTAGCATTGGTGTTGGGAGACAACATCTTCTACGGCCCCGGGCTGGGCACCAGCCTGAGGCGCTTCCAAACCATAACCGGCGGAGCGGTTTTCGCGTACTGGGTGGCCAACCCGTCGGCGTACGGGGTGGTGGAGTTCAGCGACGACGGCATGGCGCTGTCGCTGGAGGAGAAACCCAAGACGCCGAAATCCAATTACGCGGTGCCGGGTTTGTATTTCTACGACAACGACGTGATCGAAATCGCCAAGGGTCTGAAGAAATCCGAGCGCGGCGAGTACGAGATCACCGAGGTCAACCAGATCTATCTCAGCCGCGGCCGGCTCTCGGTCGAGGTGATGGCCCGCGGCACGGCCTGGCTGGACACCGGCACTTTCGATTCGCTGCTGGACGCCAGCGACTTCGTGCGCACGCTGGAGCGCCGCCAGGGACTCAAAGTCAGTGTGCCCGAAGAGGTGGCGTGGCAGCAGGGCTGGATCACCGATGAGCAGCTGTCCGAGCGCGCCCAGAGCCTGCTCAAGTCGGGCTACGGCGGCTATCTGCTGGACCTGTTGGAGCGCAGCCGTTTTCACTAG
- a CDS encoding DUF7159 family protein, giving the protein MDVVLGVSMAPETVRMVLVEGESAGGLTVDQDGFDVTADATPAAAAHHVVAAILETRDSATQGGYRLKSSGVSWTDPVKAAALRDALAARKIENVMLVSAVMAAAALAQAMGSATNWARTALLLVEPTSATLAVVDTRNGTVTDVHRHPLPGHDDAALAKLTAMVSGAESMRSRPDGLFLVGSDVDIPAIKPTLEAATSLSVTTPEEPEMALARGASLAAANARLGAPRTVEMASTHLSSTATAPPAAELAYSADTHDDPASEPTREGRSPKSVATIAAVAVIFVGGIVALAWALAFIRPHADKRPEVGTQVVAPDNPPPPSAAPPPPPAAPVPAAPPPQAPVSPAPSPHSGDHEHWDDWLHRHLGPGVPVP; this is encoded by the coding sequence GTGGACGTCGTACTCGGCGTGTCGATGGCGCCTGAGACAGTCCGCATGGTGCTCGTCGAAGGAGAATCGGCCGGCGGGCTGACCGTCGATCAGGACGGCTTCGACGTCACCGCCGACGCAACCCCCGCGGCCGCCGCCCACCACGTCGTCGCGGCGATCCTGGAAACCCGGGACAGCGCGACCCAGGGCGGTTACCGGCTCAAATCGAGCGGGGTGAGCTGGACCGACCCGGTTAAGGCGGCCGCACTCCGCGACGCGTTGGCGGCCCGCAAGATCGAGAACGTGATGCTGGTTTCGGCGGTCATGGCCGCCGCGGCCCTGGCCCAGGCCATGGGCAGCGCCACCAACTGGGCCCGCACCGCACTCCTGCTCGTCGAGCCGACCAGCGCGACCCTGGCCGTCGTCGACACCCGCAACGGAACGGTCACCGACGTGCACCGCCACCCGCTGCCGGGCCATGACGACGCCGCGCTGGCAAAGCTCACCGCGATGGTGTCGGGTGCCGAATCGATGCGATCGCGACCCGATGGGCTCTTTTTGGTCGGGTCGGATGTGGACATCCCGGCGATCAAGCCCACCCTCGAGGCCGCGACGTCGTTATCGGTGACGACGCCCGAGGAACCGGAGATGGCCCTGGCTCGGGGTGCCTCGCTGGCCGCGGCCAACGCGCGGTTGGGCGCGCCGCGGACGGTCGAGATGGCGTCGACGCACCTCTCGTCGACCGCGACCGCGCCGCCGGCGGCCGAACTCGCCTACAGCGCCGACACGCACGACGATCCGGCGTCCGAGCCCACCCGCGAAGGGCGCAGTCCCAAGTCGGTGGCCACGATCGCCGCGGTGGCGGTGATCTTCGTCGGCGGCATCGTCGCCCTGGCGTGGGCGCTGGCGTTCATCCGGCCGCACGCCGACAAGCGCCCCGAGGTGGGCACCCAGGTCGTCGCCCCCGACAACCCGCCGCCGCCCAGCGCCGCCCCACCGCCGCCACCGGCAGCGCCCGTACCGGCGGCGCCCCCGCCCCAGGCTCCGGTGTCTCCGGCCCCCTCGCCGCACTCCGGCGACCACGAGCACTGGGACGACTGGCTGCATCGCCACCTGGGCCCGGGAGTCCCGGTCCCCTAG
- a CDS encoding YibE/F family protein — protein sequence MTHSHSHGLPSGPAPVDRLPARIVVGLLIAIGVAVAVGAIVLWPSRQHVDIPMPLQNAAGGAVSTQAGHVLSSGLGDCGSPSVSQVLTGPPQPALPGAGRCVLTQVAIDSGPNAGAATLLESSPGPGQPKFAVGDRIRIVRQVDDQGATSYAFYDFERGWALVGLAVAFAVVIVAVARWRGLLALVGILVAFVVLVTFLLPALRDGAPAVPVALVAAAAILYAVIYLAHGVSLRTSAALLGTLSSLLLAAGLSWAAIQLAHLTGLSDEQNSTVSAYLGSVSIGGLLLAGFIIGSLGVLNDVTVTQSSTVFELARLGGSRRAIFTGALRVGRDHIASTVYTLVLAYAGSSLPLLLLFSVANRSLTDVLTGESVAIEIARSAVGGMALALSVPLTTAIAAVLARPSGGRKRGEAGRGGPPPSV from the coding sequence GTGACGCACTCCCACTCCCACGGCCTGCCGTCGGGCCCGGCCCCCGTCGATCGGTTGCCCGCCCGCATCGTCGTCGGGCTGCTGATCGCGATCGGCGTGGCGGTCGCCGTCGGCGCGATCGTGCTGTGGCCCAGCCGGCAGCACGTCGACATCCCGATGCCGCTGCAGAACGCGGCCGGCGGCGCGGTGAGCACGCAGGCCGGGCACGTGCTGTCCAGCGGGTTGGGCGACTGCGGCAGCCCGTCGGTCAGTCAGGTGCTCACCGGCCCGCCGCAGCCGGCGCTGCCGGGTGCCGGGCGCTGCGTGCTGACCCAGGTGGCGATCGATTCCGGGCCCAACGCCGGCGCCGCCACGCTGCTGGAGTCCTCCCCGGGGCCCGGCCAACCGAAATTCGCGGTGGGCGACCGCATCCGGATCGTCCGGCAGGTCGACGACCAGGGCGCTACCAGCTACGCCTTCTACGACTTCGAACGGGGTTGGGCGCTGGTCGGTTTGGCGGTCGCGTTCGCGGTGGTGATCGTCGCGGTGGCGCGCTGGCGCGGACTGCTGGCGCTGGTGGGCATCCTGGTCGCCTTCGTGGTGCTGGTGACGTTCCTGCTGCCGGCGCTGCGCGACGGCGCGCCCGCGGTTCCGGTGGCGCTGGTGGCGGCGGCGGCGATCCTCTACGCGGTCATCTACCTGGCTCACGGCGTCAGCCTGCGCACCAGCGCCGCGCTGCTGGGCACCCTGTCGTCGTTGCTGCTGGCCGCCGGATTATCTTGGGCGGCAATACAATTGGCGCATCTCACCGGGCTCTCGGATGAACAGAACAGCACGGTCAGCGCGTACCTCGGTAGCGTGTCCATCGGCGGGCTGCTGCTGGCCGGTTTCATCATCGGCTCGCTGGGTGTGCTCAACGACGTGACGGTGACCCAGTCGTCGACGGTGTTCGAGCTGGCCCGCCTGGGCGGCTCGCGGCGGGCGATCTTCACCGGCGCCCTGCGGGTGGGCCGCGATCACATCGCCAGCACCGTCTACACGCTGGTGCTGGCCTATGCCGGCAGTTCGCTGCCGCTGCTGCTGCTGTTCAGCGTCGCCAACCGCTCGCTGACCGACGTGCTGACCGGCGAGAGCGTGGCCATCGAGATCGCCCGCTCGGCGGTCGGCGGCATGGCGCTGGCCCTGTCGGTGCCGTTGACCACGGCGATCGCCGCGGTGCTGGCCAGACCCAGCGGCGGTCGCAAGCGCGGCGAAGCCGGGCGCGGCGGGCCGCCGCCATCGGTCTAG
- a CDS encoding pyridoxal phosphate-dependent aminotransferase yields MDSDGTIGGVTTHQLPVHSSAHHRQQRTFAQSSKLQDVLYEIRGPVHQHAARLEAEGHRILKLNIGNPAPFGFEAPDVIMRDMIQALPYAQGYSDSQGILPARRAVVTRYELVDGFPRFDVDDVYLGNGVSELITMTLQALLDNGDEVLIPSPDYPLWTASTSLAGGTPVHYLCDETQGWQPDIADLESKITERTKALVVINPNNPTGAVYSGEILSQMVDLARKHELLLLADEIYDKILYDDAKHINVASLAPDMLCLTFNGLSKAYRVAGYRAGWLAITGPKDHAGSFIEGINLLANMRLCPNVPAQHAIQVALGGHQSIEDLVLPGGRLLEQRDVAWSKLNEIPGVSCVKPAGALYAFPRLDPEVYDITDDEQLVLDLLLQEKILVTQGTGFNWPAPDHLRIVTLPWARDLAAAIERLGNFLVGYRQ; encoded by the coding sequence GTGGACAGTGATGGCACCATTGGTGGTGTGACAACCCACCAGCTGCCTGTGCACTCGTCCGCGCACCATCGCCAGCAGCGTACTTTCGCCCAGTCGTCCAAGCTCCAGGACGTCCTGTACGAGATCCGCGGCCCGGTACATCAGCACGCGGCGCGGCTGGAGGCCGAGGGACACCGCATCCTCAAGCTCAACATCGGCAACCCGGCGCCGTTCGGCTTCGAGGCGCCCGACGTCATCATGCGCGACATGATCCAGGCCCTGCCGTACGCCCAGGGCTACTCCGACTCGCAGGGCATCCTGCCCGCGCGCCGGGCGGTGGTCACCCGCTACGAGTTGGTCGACGGGTTCCCCCGCTTCGACGTCGACGATGTCTACCTGGGCAACGGCGTGTCCGAACTGATCACGATGACGCTGCAGGCGCTGCTCGACAACGGCGACGAGGTGCTTATCCCGTCGCCGGACTACCCGCTGTGGACGGCGTCGACCTCGCTGGCCGGCGGCACCCCCGTGCACTACCTGTGCGACGAGACGCAGGGCTGGCAGCCCGACATCGCCGATCTGGAATCCAAGATCACCGAGCGCACCAAGGCGCTGGTGGTGATCAACCCGAACAACCCGACCGGCGCGGTGTACAGCGGCGAAATCCTGAGCCAGATGGTCGATCTGGCGCGCAAGCACGAGCTGCTGCTGCTGGCCGACGAGATCTACGACAAGATCCTCTACGACGACGCCAAGCACATCAACGTGGCGTCGCTGGCGCCGGACATGCTGTGCCTGACCTTCAACGGCCTGTCGAAGGCGTACCGGGTGGCCGGCTACCGGGCCGGCTGGCTGGCGATCACCGGACCCAAGGACCACGCCGGCAGCTTCATCGAGGGCATCAACCTGCTGGCCAACATGCGGCTGTGCCCGAACGTCCCGGCGCAGCATGCGATCCAGGTGGCCCTGGGCGGCCACCAGAGCATCGAGGACCTGGTGCTGCCGGGCGGGCGGCTGCTCGAGCAGCGCGACGTGGCGTGGAGCAAGCTCAACGAGATCCCCGGGGTGTCCTGCGTTAAACCCGCCGGCGCCCTGTACGCGTTTCCCCGGCTGGACCCCGAGGTCTACGACATCACCGACGACGAGCAGCTGGTGCTCGACCTGCTGCTGCAGGAGAAGATCCTGGTCACCCAGGGCACCGGCTTCAACTGGCCGGCGCCGGATCACCTGCGCATCGTGACGCTGCCGTGGGCGCGGGACCTGGCCGCCGCGATCGAGCGGCTGGGCAACTTCCTGGTCGGCTATCGACAGTAA
- a CDS encoding UDP-glucose dehydrogenase family protein, with amino-acid sequence MRCTVFGTGYLGATHAVGMAELGHDVLGVDIDPGKVAKLAGGDIPFYEPGLRKLLNENLSAGRLRFTTDYDMAASFADVHFLGVGTPQKKGEYGADLRHVYAVIDELVPRLTTSAVLVGKSTVPVGTAAELNQRAAALAPHGVDVEIAWNPEFLREGYAVQDTLRPDRIVLGIKQDSLRAEAAVRELYGPLLDAGVPFLVTDLQTAELVKVSANAFLATKISFINAISEVCEAAGADVSLLADALGYDPRIGRQFLNAGLGFGGGCLPKDIRAFMARAGELGADQALTFLREVDSINMRRRTRMVELASAACGGSLLGANVAVLGAAFKPESDDVRDSPALNVAGQLQLNGAAVNVYDPKALDNAQRLFPTLNYAVSVEEACERADAVLVLTEWRQFVEMDPDDLADRVRARVVVDGRNCLDVTRWQRAGWRVYRLGAPRP; translated from the coding sequence ATGCGATGCACCGTGTTCGGCACGGGTTACCTGGGCGCCACCCACGCGGTGGGAATGGCGGAGCTGGGACACGACGTGCTCGGGGTCGACATCGACCCCGGCAAGGTGGCCAAGCTCGCCGGGGGTGACATCCCCTTCTACGAGCCCGGCCTGCGAAAGCTGTTGAACGAGAACCTGTCCGCGGGCCGGCTGCGCTTCACCACCGACTACGACATGGCGGCCAGCTTCGCCGACGTGCACTTCCTGGGTGTGGGCACCCCGCAGAAGAAGGGCGAATACGGCGCCGATCTGCGCCACGTGTACGCCGTCATCGACGAATTGGTGCCCCGGTTGACGACGTCGGCGGTGCTGGTCGGCAAATCGACGGTCCCGGTGGGCACCGCGGCCGAGCTGAACCAGCGGGCGGCGGCCCTGGCGCCGCACGGCGTCGACGTCGAAATCGCGTGGAACCCGGAGTTTCTGCGCGAGGGCTACGCCGTGCAGGACACCCTGCGGCCGGACCGGATTGTGCTGGGCATCAAACAGGATTCACTGCGCGCCGAGGCCGCCGTCCGAGAGCTGTACGGGCCGCTGTTGGACGCCGGGGTGCCGTTCCTGGTGACGGATCTGCAGACCGCGGAGTTGGTCAAGGTATCCGCCAATGCCTTTCTGGCGACCAAGATTTCGTTCATCAACGCGATCTCCGAGGTGTGCGAGGCCGCCGGCGCCGACGTCAGCCTGCTGGCCGATGCGCTGGGCTACGACCCGCGGATCGGGCGCCAATTCCTCAACGCCGGTTTGGGTTTCGGCGGGGGCTGCCTGCCCAAGGACATCCGGGCGTTCATGGCGCGCGCCGGCGAGCTGGGCGCCGATCAGGCGCTGACGTTCCTGCGCGAGGTGGACAGCATCAACATGCGCCGCCGCACCCGGATGGTGGAACTGGCCAGCGCGGCCTGCGGCGGCTCGCTGCTGGGCGCCAACGTCGCGGTGCTCGGCGCGGCGTTCAAGCCCGAATCCGACGACGTGCGCGACTCGCCGGCGCTCAATGTCGCCGGCCAGCTGCAGCTCAACGGTGCCGCGGTCAACGTGTACGACCCGAAGGCCCTGGACAACGCGCAGCGGCTGTTCCCCACGCTGAACTACGCCGTCTCGGTCGAGGAGGCCTGCGAGCGCGCGGACGCGGTGCTGGTGCTCACCGAGTGGCGCCAGTTCGTCGAGATGGACCCCGACGACCTGGCCGACCGGGTGCGGGCCCGCGTCGTCGTCGACGGCCGCAACTGCCTGGACGTCACCCGCTGGCAGCGGGCCGGCTGGCGGGTCTACCGCCTGGGCGCGCCGCGACCCTGA
- a CDS encoding maleylpyruvate isomerase family mycothiol-dependent enzyme produces the protein MDYAGAFLDENRAFAELFRDADESMPVPTCPDWTLRQLFRHVGRGDRWAAQIVRDRLDSYLDPRMVEGGKPPPDPADAISWLHGGAQRLVDAVELTGVQTPVWTFLGPRPANWWIRRRLHETAVHRADAAIALGREFTLRPELAADAITEWLERVAVQAGGQGAPLPLDNADTLHLHATDPGLGDAGEWTVAVEQGRIAWSHEHGKGSVALRGGATDLLLAILRRRPLADTGAELFGDDAVWQRWLDRTPL, from the coding sequence GTGGACTATGCCGGAGCGTTCCTCGACGAAAACCGCGCGTTCGCGGAGCTTTTCCGGGATGCCGACGAGTCGATGCCGGTGCCCACCTGCCCGGACTGGACCCTGCGGCAACTGTTCCGCCACGTCGGCCGGGGCGACCGCTGGGCGGCGCAGATTGTGCGCGACAGGCTCGACAGCTACCTCGACCCGCGGATGGTCGAGGGCGGCAAGCCGCCGCCCGATCCCGCCGACGCGATCTCCTGGCTGCACGGCGGGGCGCAGCGGCTGGTCGACGCCGTCGAGCTGACCGGCGTCCAAACGCCGGTCTGGACGTTCCTCGGGCCGCGCCCGGCCAATTGGTGGATCCGGCGCCGGCTGCACGAGACGGCCGTACATCGCGCCGACGCGGCCATCGCCCTGGGCCGCGAGTTCACGCTGCGGCCCGAGCTGGCGGCCGATGCGATCACCGAATGGCTGGAGCGGGTCGCGGTTCAGGCGGGCGGCCAGGGCGCGCCGCTGCCGCTCGACAACGCCGACACCCTGCATCTGCACGCCACCGATCCCGGCCTCGGCGATGCCGGCGAGTGGACCGTCGCGGTCGAGCAGGGCCGCATCGCCTGGTCGCACGAGCACGGCAAGGGCAGCGTCGCGCTGCGCGGTGGCGCAACCGATCTGCTGCTGGCGATCCTGCGCCGCCGCCCACTGGCCGACACCGGCGCCGAACTGTTCGGCGACGACGCCGTGTGGCAGCGCTGGTTGGACCGTACGCCTCTCTAG